A section of the Flaviflexus equikiangi genome encodes:
- a CDS encoding AAA family ATPase, translated as MILLSFTVRNHKSIRDEVAVDLTRPALKTLQPKEGDWGAVSYPLAGIFGGNATGKSAVLDAFRYAFTAIRQSATVWQEAKTMRRAPFKLDGNSRTSTSLYELDLVHNGRRYAYGFEVDQDGIKREWLRDVPSSRWRTLLERDREENVLTFHPSLRTKIEVTPRELVLSRALLLKDSSLHPFAHDLVESFDIVLVKDSHREARLASLADSLADGDITFGDLEALLQVADIGVLNVSIEETNIPERIRLALRRFERDLREEKDHDADDESESEEAESQEDLADDELEQVVRHLLFTHRGTADDCPPFSINEESDGTIAWLAIAVPALEALRRGGLFLVDEIDASLHPHLLEVLLGAFADPLVNTHHAQLIFTSHESYVLSPLSEVRLEPEQIWLTDKTNEGVTELTCLSDFPKHPDANVAKRYLTGRYGGTPRLSPSQFAALVDTGEAQD; from the coding sequence ATGATCCTTCTGAGCTTCACCGTGCGCAACCATAAGAGCATCCGCGACGAGGTCGCTGTTGATCTCACGCGCCCTGCGCTGAAGACCCTCCAGCCCAAGGAGGGCGACTGGGGTGCTGTGAGCTATCCGCTCGCTGGGATCTTTGGAGGCAACGCGACCGGCAAGTCTGCTGTTCTGGATGCGTTCCGCTATGCCTTCACTGCGATCAGGCAATCTGCCACCGTATGGCAGGAGGCGAAGACCATGCGGCGAGCACCGTTCAAACTTGACGGGAACTCCCGGACGTCAACGAGCCTCTACGAACTTGACCTTGTCCACAATGGACGCCGCTACGCATACGGCTTCGAGGTCGATCAAGACGGGATCAAACGAGAGTGGCTGCGCGATGTCCCCAGCTCGCGTTGGCGCACCCTGCTAGAGCGCGATCGGGAAGAGAATGTGCTCACGTTCCATCCGAGCCTTCGCACCAAGATCGAGGTAACACCCCGAGAACTCGTTCTTAGCCGTGCGCTTCTGCTGAAAGACTCATCGCTGCACCCCTTCGCTCACGACTTGGTTGAAAGCTTCGACATCGTTTTGGTCAAGGACTCTCACCGAGAAGCGCGCTTGGCGAGCCTCGCAGACTCGTTGGCAGATGGAGATATCACTTTCGGAGACCTCGAAGCACTGCTGCAAGTCGCGGACATCGGTGTCTTGAACGTCAGTATCGAGGAAACGAACATCCCAGAGAGAATCCGCCTGGCGCTCCGTCGATTCGAACGTGACCTGCGTGAAGAGAAAGATCACGACGCAGACGACGAAAGTGAGTCCGAGGAAGCAGAGAGCCAGGAGGACCTGGCGGACGATGAACTCGAGCAGGTCGTAAGACATCTCCTCTTCACTCACCGCGGGACCGCTGACGACTGCCCACCCTTCTCTATCAACGAGGAGAGCGATGGAACTATCGCGTGGCTCGCGATTGCAGTACCCGCACTCGAAGCGCTACGCCGTGGAGGACTGTTCCTGGTAGATGAGATCGACGCGAGTCTTCACCCTCACCTGCTCGAGGTGCTCCTCGGCGCGTTCGCAGACCCACTCGTCAACACACATCACGCACAGCTGATCTTCACCAGCCATGAGTCGTATGTGCTTTCGCCGCTGAGCGAGGTTCGCCTCGAGCCGGAACAGATTTGGCTGACCGACAAAACGAACGAGGGAGTGACCGAGCTGACTTGCCTGTCTGACTTCCCTAAGCACCCAGATGCTAACGTCGCGAAGCGATACCTCACGGGAAGATACGGCGGAACCCCGCGGCTTTCACCGAGCCAGTTTGCGGCCCTTGTCGACACCGGAGAGGCGCAAGACTAG